The following are encoded together in the Schistocerca americana isolate TAMUIC-IGC-003095 chromosome 6, iqSchAmer2.1, whole genome shotgun sequence genome:
- the LOC124619982 gene encoding protein kinase 4-like, with translation MLRTTGDVTGHVNERVAMDTADLHVNNMTDATVNITDLDIQSMEVCSVDKVTHPINTASDTLSSGSSSNGLDPETYDSPNTIRKIIYIPNRDQTQTQISSACELQNTQPVTSQPDTTHSAQQLGNVAGNGAFAALLTFLGDRLAQITQKIDESSEKTRYDLTQKMDEMNRDLTRLNQKVEESKRDITQQVRGVKDEVQSLTVQLKRLTVEHNEFKNQLETVLDNSSQNKLITDIGNMKNEVNSIQENYGNIPTEVTKLSDRIGSLELEQKQIKEDLSLVKESLEDTTTAQKVVHEYGTCLTGFERHLAEKETEIVDRVMKQVKTVLEQTKQTSVETNTQTEKPRTVTTDTAISKPPSIEFGNEKSIVRVQDQVQQRYTPQAKDRTSPAVSCLHNMLSSSNYTPHCSCSHSSTPHDGQRQNSNNSNRNGNNRNGNYNHNNNNTPGRQTQQLDYPRGQNGQTYGNKPWNRRENRYNPGYQNGRNRNRGRFQPNSHWQNNNTQNNNRNSNTFGRNRRATYPATGNAWQAQTPSVNIIELNDNNTASTPVLANGSVANTVENSTRHCSPPQR, from the exons ATGTTGCGCACTACAGGTGACGTCACAGGCCACGTCAACGAACGTGTTGCTATGGACACAGCTGACCTACATGTAAACAACATGACAGACGCGACAGTCAATATTACTGATTTGGACATACAAAGTATGGAAGTGTGTAGTGTTGACAAAGTTACACACCCGATTAACACAGCTTCGGACACGTTAAGTTCTGGTAGTAGCAGTAACGGGCTTGACCCAGAAACTTACGATAGTCCCAACACAATAAGGAAAATAATTTACATACCAAACAGAgatcaaacacaaacacaaatttcgaGTGCATGTGAATTGCAGAACACACAACCTGTAACTTCACAACCCGACACAACACATTCTGCACAGCAATTAGGCAATGTAGCAGGAAATGGAGCGTTTGCTGCCTTGCTCACTTTCCTAGGAGACAGACTCGCACAGATCACACAAAAGATAGACGAATCCAGCGAGAAAACTAGGTATGACTTAACACAGAAAATGGATGAAATGAATAGGGACTTAACACGGTTAAATCAGAAGGTAGAAGAATCAAAGAGGGATATAACGCAGCAGGTAAGAGGGGTAAAAGACGAAGTACAGAGCCTCACAGTGCAGTTAAAACGCCTCACTGTGGAGCATAACGAATTTAAGAACCAATTAGAAACGGTTTTAGACAAT TCATCACAGAACAAACTGATTACTgacataggaaacatgaaaaacgAAGTAAACAGTATACAGGAGAATTACGGAAACATTCCAACAGAGGTTACAAAACTGTCAGATCGAATAGGATCACTAGAATTAGAGCAAAAACAGATCAAGGAAGATCTAAGCTTAGTAAAGGAAAGTCTAGAAGACACTACAACGGCACAAAAGGTGGTGCATGAATACGGCACATGCCTTACAGGTTTCGAAAGACATCTAGCTGAAAAGGAGACAGAAATAGTTGACAGAGTAATGAAACAGGTTAAGACTGTCCTAGAGCAAACCAAACAAACATCTGTagagacaaacacacaaacagaaaaacctAGAACCGTCACTACTGACACTGCTATAAGCAAACCACCAAGCATTGAATTTGGTAATGAAAAGAGTATTGTACGAGTACAAGATCAGGTACAGCAGCGGTACACACCACAAGCGAAAGATAGAACTTCTCCAGCTGTTAGCTGTTTACACAACATGCTGTCAAGTAGCAATTATACACCGCATTGCTCGTGTAGTCATTCATCAACACCACAT GACGGTCAAAGGCAGAACAGCAATAACAGTAACCGCAACGGCAATAATCGTAACGGTAAttacaatcacaataataataatacacccgGCAGGCAAACACAACAACTTGACTACCCGCGGGGGCAGAATGGTCAAACATATGGAAACAAACCGTGGAACCGCAGGGAAAACAGATACAATCCCGGGTATCAAAACGGCAGAAATAGGAACAGGGGCAGATTTCAGCCAAATTCACATtggcaaaataataacacacagaACAATAACAGAAACAGCAACACTTTTGGAAGAAACAGGCGAGCCACATATCCAGCAACTGGCAATGCATGGCAAGCGCAAACGCCAAGTGTAAATATTATTGAATTGAATGACAACAACACAGCCAGTACACCCGTACTAGCTAACGGCAGCGTTGCCAACACCGTGGAAAACAGCACGCGACACTGCTCACCCCCGCAGCGGTAG